The following coding sequences lie in one Helicoverpa zea isolate HzStark_Cry1AcR chromosome 14, ilHelZeax1.1, whole genome shotgun sequence genomic window:
- the LOC124636496 gene encoding KAT8 regulatory NSL complex subunit 3, translating to MVMATGSVCQPAAGDLSHEAGEASDDASEAAALHERLVAYVHALAGGPEPRSGVWVEHSYARARGAAAAAHVRVLLAPRLPPDGALDVTALEPAPPPPPHAEPPAPDDSDGDEDWEARVAALAPSAVHARLAAAALDALRRMRLERLAGCLEAARAAARRLRLALAAAAAWPGAPGPRAGAWLHATLLSAAPRGARRLYEEAAAELRRMAPRVAERALGAGEAGGAARAAVGRPVGGGAGPWLVWVGCGRACADERWTRRLGALVHVRVLEASAAAAAPDAWCAAAAGGVRAALADVLQEAGDRAVVLGGFGAGAALCTALAGCGGARLRGLLLLAPPLLTAEGAREQPDDPLRELAPPVLLVVGSRAATCWRGAARAAARSARRRVLELRGADAALRLPRALRRRRRVPQSALDAAVADECARWLLDAARGAEAEAEAEAREAREESPPRARRRRPERAELPDDHEEFAHLPPAALAPPAALTPPAAPAPAPPGSEEGRVVSRGPAGTPLALLPPRRAALAAADILRLPIVFADDAAPEPAPGVTVTAGRAHPYSRVIVASRAPAPRPARPTLRPTPRPAPRPARPVLLRRGLRLVPRADPPL from the exons ATGGTGATGGCCACGGGCAGCGTGTGTCAGCCGGCCGCCGGCGACCTGTCGCATGAG GCGGGTGAAGCGAGCGACGACGCGAGTGAAGCGGCTGCCCTGCACGAGCGCCTCGTCGCGTATGTGCACGCGCTCGCCGGCGGCCCC GAGCCGCGCTCCGGCGTGTGGGTGGAGCACTCGTACGCGCGCGCGCggggcgccgccgccgccgcgcacgTGCGCGTGCTGCTGGCGCCGCGCCTGCCGCCCGACGGCGCCCTCGACGTCACGGCCCTcgagcccgcgccgccgccgccgccgcacgccGAGCCGCCGGCCCCGGACGACTCCGACGGCGACGAGGACTGGGAGGCGCGCGTGGCCGCGCTCGCGCCCAGCGCCGTGCACGcgcgcctcgccgccgccgcgctggacgCGCTGCGCCGCATGCGCCTCGAGCGCCTCGCCGGCTGCCTGgaggcggcgcgcgcggcggccCGGCGCCTGCGCCTGGCGCTGGCCGCGGCCGCCGCGTGGCCCGGCGCGCCCGGCCCGCGCGCCGGCGCCTGGCTGCACGCCACGCTGctgagcgcggcgccgcgcggcgcccgGCGGCTGTACGAGGAGGCGGCGGCGGAGCTGCGTCGCATGGCGCCGCGCGTGGCGGAGCGCGCGCTGGGCGCGGGTGAGGCGggtggcgcggcgcgggcggcggtgGGGCGGCCggtgggcggcggcgcggggccgTGGCTGGTGTGGGTGGGGTGCGGGCGGGCGTGCGCGGACGAGCGCTGGACACGGCGGCTGGGCGCGCTGGTGCACGTGCGGGTGCTGGAggcgagcgcggcggcggcggcgccggaCGCGTggtgcgcggcggcggcggggggggttcgcgccgcgctcgccgacGTGCTGCAGGAGGCCGG AGACCGTGCGGTGGTGCTGGGCGGATTCGGCGCCGGCGCGGCGCTGTGCACGGCGCTGGCGGGCTGCGGCGGCGCGCGGCTGCGGGGGCTGCTGCTGCTGGCGCCGCCGCTGCTGACGGCGGAGGGCGCGCGCGAGCAGCCCGACGACCCGCTGCGCGAGCTGGCGCCGCCCGTGCTGCTGGTGGTGGGCTCCCGCGCCGCCACGTgctggcgcggcgcggcgcgcgcggcggcccgctcggcgcggcggcgcgtgcTGGAGCTGCGCGGCGCGGACGCGGCGCTGCGCCTGCCGCGCGcgctgcggcggcggcggcgcgtgccGCAGAGCGCGCTGGACGCGGCGGTGGCGGACGAGTGCGCGCGCTGGCTGCTGGacgcggcgcgcggcgcggagGCGGAGGCGGAGGCGGAGGCGCGGGAGGCGCGGGAGGAGTCGCCGCCCCgcgcgcggcgccggcgccccGAGCGCGCCGAGCTGCCCGACGACCACGAGGAGTTCGCGCACCTGCCGCCCGCCGCGctggcgccgcccgccgcccttACGCCGCCCGCTGCTCCTGCGCCGGCCCCGCCTGG GAGCGAGGAGGGTCGCGTGGTGTCGCGCGGGCCGGCGGGCACGCCGCTGGCGCTgctgccgccgcgccgcgccgcgctggcCGCCGCCGACATCCTGCGCCTGCCCATCGTGTTCGCGGACGACGCGGCGCCCGAGCCCGCGCCCGGCGTCACCGTGACGGCGGGCCGCGCGCACCCCTACTCGCGCGTCATCGTGGCCTCGCGCgcccccgcgccgcgccccgCGCGCCCCACCCTGCGCCccaccccgcgccccgcgccgcgccccgCCCGCCCCGTGCTGCTGCGCCGCGGCCTGCGCCTCGTGCCGCGCGCCGACCCGCCGCTCTAG
- the LOC124636622 gene encoding potassium voltage-gated channel protein eag, whose translation MPGGRRGLVAPQNTFLENIIRRSSSQPDSSFLLANAQIVDYPIVYCNETFCKMSGYNRAEVMQKSCRCTWMYGELTEKEAVERVDRALDHHLADQFEILLYKKNRTPLWLLVHVAPIRNERELVVLFLLTFRDITALKQPIDADDPKGGLSKFAKLARSVTRSRSVLVSALPALKEPARASHLAHVMSLSGDVLPQYRQEAPKTPPHILLHYCAFKAIWDWIILCLTFYTAIMVPYNVAFKNKTSEDVSLLVIDSIVDVVFFIDIVLNFHTTFVGPGGEVVSDPKVIRKNYFKSWFLIDLLSCLPYDVFNAFDHDEDGIGSLFSALKVVRLLRLGRVVRKLDRYLEYGAAMLILLLCFYMLVAHWLACVWYSIGRSDADSGLQYSWLWKLANVTQSPYSYVWSNESDGPELVNGPSRKTMYVTALYFTMTCMTSVGFGNVAAETDNEKIFTICMMIVAALLYATIFGHVTTIIQQMTSATAKYHDMLNNVREFMKLHEVPKALSERVMDYVVSTWAMTKGLDTDKVLNYCPKDMKADICVHLNRKVFNEHPAFRLASDGCLRALAMHFQMSHSAPGDLLYHTGESIDSLCFIVTGSLEVIQDDEVVAILGKGDVFGDSFWKDSAVGQSAANVRALTYCDLHTIKRDRLLEVLDFYQAFANSFARNLTLTYNLRHRLIFRKVADVRRERELMERRKREPQLEQAQDHLVRKIFSRFRRERSVAAAPAPAPSRATPAPPDPERGEPTPAPTPAPAAARGKWGRLLATGSLDAPEPARGAFTRSLSARDRPAAAAAASPADPAPSVASAPASATALTLKATFAKGRSASALSVSGASARQDTIEEELDERRPSGPSSAGPTGAGPAGAGPAGAGQAAAAAPSSSHASHDAALAELRRDVRNEVQRLQQKLGRVEELLTMLASRLGASPGEAGATSAAGPAGGAPASGPPAGGGPAPTPADPDVLRASDASTTTRKRRSKGRSKGAAPTPPATTPGEAPGSPGGGPGGAPGPGAAQRRRDFV comes from the exons ATGCCGGGCGGCCGCCGGGGGCTCGTGGCCCCGCAGAACACCTTCCTCGAGAACATCATCCGCCGCTCGTCGTCTCAGC CAGACAGCAGCTTCCTGCTGGCGAACGCGCAGATCGTGGACTACCCGATCGTGTACTGCAACGAGACCTTCTGCAAGATGAGCGGCTACAACCGGGCCGAGGTCATGCAGAAATCATGCAG GTGCACGTGGATGTACGGCGAGCTCACGGAGAAGGAGGCGGTGGAGCGCGTGGACCGCGCGCTCGACCATCACCTCGCCGACCAGTTCGAGATCCTACTCTACAAGAAGAACC GCACGCCGCTGTGGCTGCTGGTGCACGTGGCGCCGATCCGCAACGAGCGCGAGCTGGTGGTGCTGTTCCTGCTCACATTCCGCGACATCACGGCGCTCAAGCAGCCCATCGATGCCGACGACCCCAAAGGAG GGCTGTCGAAGTTCGCGAAGCTGGCGCGGTCGGTGACGCGCTCGCGCTCGGTGCTGGTGTCGGCGCTGCCGGCGCTGAAGGAGCCGGCGCGCGCGAGCCACCTGGCGCAT GTGATGTCGCTGTCGGGCGACGTGCTGCCGCAGTACCGCCAGGAGGCGCCCAAGACGCCGCCGCACATCCTGCTGCACTACTGCGCCTTCAAAGCCATCTGGGACTGGATCATCCTGTGCCTCACCTTCTACACGGCCATCATGGTGCCCTACAACGTGGCCTTCAAGAACAAGACCAGCGAGGACGTGTCGCTGCTGGTCATAGACTCCATTGTTGACGTGGTGTTCTTCATCGACATCGTGCTCAACTTCCACACGACATTCGTGGGCCCGGGCGGCGAGGTGGTGAGCGACCCTAAGGTGATCCGCAAGAACTACTTCAAGTCGTGGTTCCTCATCGACCTGCTGTCGTGCCTGCCCTACGACGTGTTCAACGCCTTCGACCACGACGAGGAC GGCATCGGCAGCCTGTTCAGCGCGCTGAAGGTGGTGCGGCTGCTGCGCCTGGGCCGCGTGGTGCGCAAGCTGGACCGCTACCTGGAGTACGGCGCCGCCATGCTCATCCTGCTGCTGTGCTTCTACATGCTGGTGGCGCACTGGCTGGCCTGCGTGTGGTACAGCATCGGCCGCTCCGATGCCGACTCGGGCCTGCAGTACTCGTGGCTGTGGAAGCTGGCCAACGTCACTCAGAGCCCCTACTCGTACGTGTGGTCCAACGAGTCCGACGGGCCCGAGCTCGTGAACGGGCCGTCGCGCAAGACCATGTACGTCACCGCGCTCTACTTCACCATGACCTGCATGACCTCCGTGGGCTTCGGCAACGTCGCCGCCGAGACCGATAACGAGAAGATCTTCACCATCTGCATGATGATCGTGGCAG CCCTGCTGTACGCCACCATATTCGGCCACGTGACCACCATCATCCAGCAAATGACGTCCGCCACGGCCAAGTACCACGACATGCTGAACAACGTGCGCGAGTTCATGAAGCTGCACGAGGTGCCCAAGGCGCTGAGCGAGCGCGTCATGGACTACGTCGTGTCCACCTGGGCCATGACCAAGGGCCTGGACACCGACAAG GTGCTCAACTACTGCCCCAAGGACATGAAGGCGGACATCTGCGTGCACCTCAACCGCAAGGTGTTCAACGAGCACCCCGCCTTCCGCCTCGCGTCCGACGGCTGCCTGCGCGCGCTGGCCATGCACTTCCAGATGTCGCACTCGGCGCCGGGCGACCTGCTGTACCACACGGGCGAATCCATCGACTCGCTGTGCTTCATCGTCACCGGCAGCCTCGAGGTCATCCAGGATGACGAGGTCGTCGCCATTCTCG GCAAGGGAGACGTGTTCGGGGATTCGTTCTGGAAAGACAGCGCAGTGGGCCAATCGGCGGCCAACGTGCGTGCGCTCACCTACTGCGACCTGCACACCATCAAGCGCGACCGCCTGCTCGAGGTGCTGGACTTCTACCAGGCGTTCGCCAACAGCTTCGCGCGGAACCTGACGCTCACGTACAACCTGCGCCACCGGCTCATCTTCCGCAAAGTGGCGGACGTGCGGCGCGAGCGCGAGCTCATGGAGCGGCGGAAGCGCGAGCCGCAGCTCGAGCAGGCGCAGGACCACCTCGTGCGCAAGATCTTCTCGCGCTTCCGCCGCGAGCGCTCCGtggccgccgcgcccgcgcccgcgccctcCCGCGccacgcccgcgccgcccgaccCCGAGCGTGGCGAGCCCACCCCCGCACCCacccccgcgcccgccgccgcgcgcgGCAAGTGGGGGCGCCTGCTGGCCACCGGCTCGCTGGACGCGCCCGAGCCCGCGCGCGGCGCCTTCACGCGCTCGCTCAGCGCGCGTGAccgccccgccgccgccgccgccgcctcgccCGCCGACCCCGCGCCCTCCGTCGCCTCCGCGCCCGCTTCGGCGACCGCACTCACTCTCAAG GCCACGTTCGCGAAAGGTCGGTCGGCGAGCGCGCTGAGCGTTAGTGGCGCCAGTGCGCGGCAGGACACCATCGAGGAAGAGCTGGACGAGCGGCGGCCGAGCGGCCCGAGCAGCGCGGGCCCGACCGGCGCAGGCCCGGCCGGCGCGGGCCCAGCCGGCGCGGGCcaggccgccgccgccgcgcccagcAGCTCGCATGCGTCGCACGATGCCGCACTTGCAGAGCTGCGTCGGGACGTACGAAACGAAGTACAGAGGCTCCAACAAAAG CTCGGACGAGTGGAAGAGCTTTTGACGATGCTAGCGTCGCGGCTGGGCGCGTCACCCGGCGAGGCGGGCGCGACCAGTGCTGCGGGCCCGGCGGGCGGGGCCCCGGCGAGTGGGCCCCCGGCCGGCGGGGGCCCGGCCCCCACGCCCGCCGACCCCGACGTACTGCGCGCCAGCGACGCCAGCACCACCACAAGGAAGCGCCGCTCGAAG GGTCGCAGCAAGGGCGCGGCGCCCACGCCGCCGGCCACGACGCCGGGCGAGGCGCCGGGCAGCCCGGGCGGGGGCCCGGGCGGGGCCCCGGGGCCCGGCGCAGCACAGCGGCGCCGCGACTTCGTGTAG